A region from the Aegilops tauschii subsp. strangulata cultivar AL8/78 chromosome 5, Aet v6.0, whole genome shotgun sequence genome encodes:
- the LOC109753948 gene encoding uncharacterized protein, whose translation MASPHSSNSNPFDGLVPDATAVRDLDIHTRVPIKLDQSTSSYYAWKTYFNLVFREYHLLEHVDGTIDGDLMADDLDWAAIEASLIRWFYLTVSPDIFHTVVADDDDACAQEFFGCHQDDSSIDNYCMRLKRLADELRDIGAKVSDELMLSTLTAGLNEDFGNVASNLSLLPNPTFQSVAAYLRLEERQMKKVKARVHHTALAAGTSRGQQQPPPPQPRPPAPLGYFPLPPAPPAPPAP comes from the exons ATGGCGTCCCCCCACTCCAGCAACTCCAACCCGTTCGACGGACTCGTGCCCGACGCCACCGCCGTTCGTGATCTCGACATCCACACCCGTGTTCCCATCAAGCTCGACCAATCCACCTCCTCGTACTACGCGTGGAAGACCTACTTCAACCTCGTCTTCCGCGAGTACCACCTTCTCGAGCATGTCGACGGGACCATCGATGGCGACCTCATGGCGGATGATCTGGACTGGGCGGCCATTGAGGCCTCCCTCATCCGGTGGTTCTACCTCACCGTCTCTCCGGACATCTTCCACACGGTCGTCGCGGACGACGACGACGCGTGTGCC CAGGAATTTTTCGGGTGCCACCAAGATGATTCCTCCATCGACAACTACTGCATGCGCCTCAAGCGCCTCGCCGACGAGCTTCGCGACATCGGCGCCAAGGTGTCGGACGAGCTCATGCTTAGCACCCTCACCGCCGGCCTCAACGAGGATTTCGGCAACGTGGCCTCGAACCTCTCCCTGCTGCCGAACCCGACCTTCCAGTCCGTCGCTGCATATTTACGTTTGGAGGAACGCCAGATGAAGAAGGTCAAGGCCCGTGTCCATCacaccgccctcgccgccggGACATCTCGTGGGCAGCAGCAGCCCCCTCCGCCCCAACCACGTCCGCCGGCGCCACTGGGGTACTTCCCCCTCCCGCCCGCTCCGCCCGCACCTCCTGCTCCTTAG
- the LOC109753950 gene encoding uncharacterized mitochondrial protein AtMg00820-like: MMTRSRAGIHCPSTRYAADEYACVVSTSSSPPSPIPSSARAALRDPHWLAAMREEFDALQRNCTWHLVPRTPHANVISGKWVFRHKTNPAGSLERYKARWVVRGFRQ; this comes from the coding sequence ATGATGACACGGTCTCGCGCCGGTATCCACTGCCCCAGCACGCGCTACGCTGCTGATGAGTACGCGTGCGTGGTGTCGACATCATCCTCTCCACCGTCGCCCATCCCCTCGTCCGCACGCGCCGCTCTCCGTGATCCACATTGGCTCGCCGCGATGCGGGAGGAGTTTGATGCGTTGCAGCGCAACTGCACGTGGCATCTTGTGCCGCGAACCCCTCACGCCAACGTCATCAGTGGCAAATGGGTGTTTCGTCACAAGACCAACCCCGCCGGTTCTCTCGAGCGCTACAAGGCTCGTTGGGTGGTGCGCGGCTTCCGCcagtga